A genomic region of Miscanthus floridulus cultivar M001 chromosome 3, ASM1932011v1, whole genome shotgun sequence contains the following coding sequences:
- the LOC136542945 gene encoding wall-associated receptor kinase 2-like encodes MLPPAKSSSLLPALVILAAIAATPEPECPTKCGDVDIPYPFGIGGVCSHGKDFEISCINNGTTAVLQSDFHTMQVLSLSVEPPLAKVMLPVAYKCYNPENGYPVRKSDGHVDLWSHGIFLISDTRNMFVVLGCNTGAFTMSFGEKRGGRYKHQYYAGCFTYCSEPGSPKDGRCASVGCCHVDIPPGLTDNAVHFESWPHDGMEHSPCDIAFLVGKDSYEFRASDLRMDVSRRSMPVWLDWAMGRRGDASCDWEYACENPNTECVDSLNGPGYLCRCKQGFEGNPYDDDIGCTKTSGEEQVSSYFHPAE; translated from the exons ATGTTGCCGCCGGCGAAGTCGTCGTCCCTGCTGCCTGCTCTGGTAATTCTGGCGGCAATAGCAGCCACGCCCGAGCCCGAATGCCCTACCAAATGCGGCGACGTCGACATCCCCTACCCGTTCGGCATCGGCGGCGTCTGCTCCCACGGGAAGGACTTTGAGATCTCCTGCATCAACAACGGCACCACGGCGGTGCTCCAGTCGGACTTCCATACGATGCAGGTGCTGAGCCTGTCCGTGGAGCCACCGTTGGCCAAGGTGATGCTGCCCGTGGCTTACAAGTGCTACAACCCGGAGAACGGCTACCCCGTCAGAAAGTCTGACGGGCACGTGGACCTGTGGTCACACGGCATCTTCCTCATCTCCGACACCCGGAACATGTTCGTGGTGCTCGGGTGCAACACCGGCGCCTTCACCATGAGCTTCGGCGAGAAGCGCGGCGGCCGCTACAAGCACCAGTACTACGCGGGCTGCTTCACCTACTGCAGCGAGCCCGGGAGCCCCAAGGACGGCAGGTGCGCCAGCGTCGGCTGCTGCCACGTCGACATCCCGCCCGGCCTCACCGACAACGCCGTCCACTTCGAGAGCTGGCCGCACGACGGCATGGAGCACAGCCCCTGCGACATCGCCTTCCTCGTCGGCAAGGACAGCTACGAGTTCCGGGCGTCCGACCTGCGCATGGACGTCAGCCGGAGAAGCATGCCCGTGTGGCTGGACTGGGCCATGGGCCGACGGGGAGACGCGTCGTGCGACTGGGAGTACGCCTGCGAGAATCCCAACACCGAGTGCGTCGACTCCCTCAACGGGCCTGGTTACCTCTGCAGATGCAAGCAAGGCTTCGAGGGCAATCCCTACGATGATGACATCGGATGCACCA AAACTTCAGGTGAGGAGCAAGTCTCTAGTTACTTTCACCCTGCTGAATGA